A DNA window from Streptomyces bacillaris contains the following coding sequences:
- a CDS encoding dihydrofolate reductase family protein produces the protein MSHSTDGSGPRAARIITSISLSLDGFFEGPDHDIDWHTVDEELHQHFNDYFRTMGGFVEGRVTYELMEEFWPTADQDPANEGPMAEFAGIWRDMPKFVFSRTLESVGPNATLFHEVDPEQVRGLRDAAQGDLAVGGADLLESFRQADLIDEYRVYVHPVILGRGRRFFRDTEERQMLRLVETRTFGNGVAMLRYETVRG, from the coding sequence ATGAGCCACTCCACGGACGGTTCCGGGCCCCGCGCCGCCAGGATCATCACGTCCATCTCGCTCTCCCTCGACGGATTCTTCGAGGGGCCCGACCACGACATCGACTGGCACACCGTCGACGAGGAGCTGCACCAGCACTTCAACGACTACTTCCGGACCATGGGCGGCTTCGTCGAGGGGCGCGTCACCTACGAGCTGATGGAGGAGTTCTGGCCGACCGCCGATCAGGACCCGGCCAACGAAGGTCCGATGGCCGAATTCGCGGGCATCTGGCGGGACATGCCGAAGTTCGTCTTCTCCCGGACGCTGGAGAGCGTGGGGCCGAACGCGACCCTGTTCCACGAGGTCGACCCCGAGCAGGTGCGCGGTCTGCGGGACGCCGCCCAGGGGGACCTGGCGGTCGGCGGGGCGGATCTCCTGGAGTCGTTCCGGCAGGCCGATCTGATCGACGAGTACCGGGTCTACGTCCACCCCGTCATCCTCGGCCGGGGCCGCCGCTTCTTCCGGGACACGGAGGAGCGGCAGATGCTCCGGCTGGTGGAGACCCGGACCTTCGGGAACGGGGTCGCGATGCTCCGTTACGAGACGGTCCGGGGATGA
- a CDS encoding DNA alkylation repair protein: MAGTAVAEIMAELAGLDDPKMRAVNERHGDDHGVHLGKLRAVAKRLKTQPDLARELWATGDTAARLLAVLISRPKAYGRDELDTMLREARAPKVHDWLVNYVVKKSPYAEELRLAWTADPDPVVASAGWALTTERVAKKPEGLDLGGLLDTVEAEMKDAPDRLQWAMNHCLAQIGIHHPGHRARAVAIGERLEVLKDYPTPPNCTSPYAPVWIAEMVRRQEGTPS; this comes from the coding sequence ATGGCCGGAACAGCGGTGGCGGAGATCATGGCCGAGCTGGCCGGACTCGACGATCCGAAGATGCGCGCGGTCAACGAGCGGCACGGCGACGACCACGGCGTCCACCTCGGCAAGCTCCGCGCCGTCGCCAAGCGGCTGAAGACGCAGCCCGACCTCGCCCGCGAACTCTGGGCCACCGGCGACACCGCCGCCCGCCTCCTGGCCGTCCTGATCTCCCGGCCGAAGGCCTACGGCAGGGACGAGCTGGACACCATGCTGCGCGAGGCCCGTGCCCCCAAGGTGCACGACTGGCTGGTCAACTACGTCGTGAAGAAGAGCCCGTACGCCGAGGAGCTGCGCCTCGCCTGGACCGCCGATCCCGACCCGGTCGTCGCGAGCGCTGGATGGGCGCTGACCACCGAGCGGGTGGCGAAGAAGCCCGAGGGCCTCGACCTCGGCGGGCTGCTGGACACCGTCGAGGCGGAGATGAAGGACGCCCCGGACCGCCTTCAGTGGGCGATGAACCACTGCCTGGCCCAGATCGGCATCCACCACCCCGGGCACCGCGCCCGTGCCGTCGCCATCGGGGAGCGGCTGGAGGTGCTCAAGGACTATCCGACCCCGCCGAACTGCACGTCCCCGTACGCACCCGTCTGGATCGCCGAGATGGTCCGGCGGCAGGAAGGAACCCCCTCATGA
- a CDS encoding phospholipase D-like domain-containing protein has product MSGIAEASEQAERDPSDGDGRPPVRTSGTALDPDVCAERSQRLRRRLERLIGIAATEGNALLPLRNGDQIFGAMLKAIRAAEHTVDMMTFVYWRGDIAREFAEALAERARAGVRVRLMLDGFGSRLIEKDQLAMMDGAGVTVAWFRKPLYLSPLKQNHRCHRKVLITDETTAFTGGVGIAEEWCGDARNEHEWRDTHVQVRGPAVDGLAAAFAQNWAECQGELFDERDRFVPGDQHGDAVVQVVRGSSSFGWQDMQTLMRVVLESAEERIRLTTAYFAPDDYFTGLLCAAARRGVEVEILLPGPHTDKRVCQLAGQRHYEELTACGVKIHQYQPTMMHTKTVTVDRVASLIGSTNFNRRSLEQDEEVMLAVLDCDFTDALDADFDADREKSVRIERGRWKRRDVLQRVREAAVVPIRRFL; this is encoded by the coding sequence ATGTCCGGCATAGCCGAAGCCTCCGAACAGGCCGAGCGTGATCCCAGCGACGGCGACGGGCGGCCGCCCGTGCGGACGTCGGGGACGGCGCTCGACCCCGACGTCTGCGCGGAGCGCTCCCAGCGGCTCAGACGCAGGCTGGAGCGGCTGATCGGCATCGCGGCCACCGAGGGCAACGCGCTCCTCCCGCTCCGCAACGGCGACCAGATCTTCGGCGCGATGCTGAAGGCGATCCGCGCCGCCGAGCACACCGTCGACATGATGACCTTCGTCTACTGGCGCGGCGACATCGCGCGGGAGTTCGCCGAGGCGCTCGCCGAGCGGGCCCGCGCCGGGGTGCGGGTGCGGCTGATGCTCGACGGCTTCGGCTCCCGGCTGATCGAGAAGGACCAGCTGGCCATGATGGACGGAGCCGGGGTGACGGTGGCCTGGTTCCGCAAGCCGCTCTACCTCTCGCCCCTCAAGCAGAACCACCGCTGCCACCGCAAGGTCCTCATCACCGACGAGACCACCGCGTTCACCGGCGGCGTCGGGATCGCCGAGGAGTGGTGCGGCGACGCGCGCAACGAGCACGAGTGGCGCGACACCCACGTCCAGGTCCGCGGGCCCGCGGTCGACGGGCTGGCCGCCGCCTTCGCGCAGAACTGGGCCGAGTGCCAGGGCGAACTGTTCGACGAGCGCGACCGGTTCGTCCCCGGCGACCAGCACGGCGACGCGGTCGTCCAGGTGGTGCGCGGCTCCTCCTCCTTCGGCTGGCAGGACATGCAGACCCTGATGCGGGTCGTCCTGGAGTCCGCCGAGGAGCGCATCCGCCTCACCACCGCCTACTTCGCCCCCGACGACTACTTCACCGGCCTGCTCTGCGCCGCCGCCCGGCGCGGGGTGGAGGTCGAGATCCTGCTGCCGGGCCCGCACACCGACAAGCGGGTCTGCCAGCTCGCCGGGCAGCGGCACTACGAGGAACTCACCGCGTGCGGGGTGAAGATCCACCAGTACCAGCCGACGATGATGCACACGAAGACGGTCACCGTGGACCGGGTCGCCTCGCTCATCGGCTCCACCAACTTCAACCGGCGCTCCCTCGAACAGGACGAGGAGGTCATGCTCGCGGTCCTGGACTGCGACTTCACCGACGCGCTCGACGCCGACTTCGACGCGGACCGGGAGAAGAGCGTCCGTATCGAGCGCGGCCGGTGGAAGCGGCGCGACGTCCTCCAGCGGGTCCGGGAGGCGGCCGTCGTGCCGATCCGCCGGTTCCTCTGA
- a CDS encoding DUF4232 domain-containing protein, with the protein MRTHRFRTTTLAATALVAALSLTACAGNEGTKSAGPAPAASAPAATGTDAAPGPAASETAESSASPAAPASSGENTAPHSATTKAPQATKATPAASAARTACTTANTRVTVTQVSRPINHLLLTLKNTGSGLCDAYYAPHLGFDGAQSVFPILEDSKPQAVVTLAPGEEAYAGIGLTGEPGQSKLYKSKNLRVFFAKRNGSTYDKPATLKLPAETSWDENGFVTYWQADRATALMF; encoded by the coding sequence ATGCGCACCCACCGCTTCCGCACCACCACGCTCGCCGCCACCGCACTCGTGGCCGCCCTCTCGCTGACCGCCTGCGCCGGGAACGAGGGCACGAAGAGCGCGGGCCCGGCCCCCGCCGCCTCGGCCCCGGCGGCGACGGGCACGGACGCCGCCCCGGGGCCCGCCGCGTCGGAGACGGCGGAATCCTCCGCGTCGCCCGCCGCCCCGGCGTCCTCCGGCGAGAACACCGCGCCCCACAGCGCCACCACCAAGGCGCCGCAGGCGACCAAGGCGACCCCGGCCGCCTCCGCGGCCCGTACCGCCTGCACGACGGCGAACACCCGAGTGACGGTCACCCAGGTCTCCCGCCCGATCAACCACCTGCTGCTCACCCTGAAGAACACCGGTTCCGGCCTCTGCGACGCCTACTACGCACCGCATCTCGGCTTCGACGGAGCCCAGTCCGTCTTCCCGATCCTGGAGGACAGCAAGCCGCAGGCGGTCGTCACGCTCGCGCCGGGCGAGGAGGCGTACGCGGGCATCGGCCTCACCGGCGAGCCGGGCCAGAGCAAGCTGTACAAGAGCAAGAACCTGAGGGTGTTCTTCGCCAAGCGGAACGGCTCCACCTACGACAAGCCCGCCACGCTGAAGCTCCCGGCCGAGACGTCCTGGGACGAGAACGGCTTCGTCACCTACTGGCAGGCGGACCGGGCGACGGCCCTGATGTTCTGA
- a CDS encoding acyl-CoA dehydrogenase family protein, which yields MTAATVPAPTVPVTATATTAAAAGAEPPATPLPYATGDAPRPALSHDDAVAAARAVAPRLAAYATEADRLRTLPAEAVRLLDDARLFDVLTPRVWGGGGHGFATALLTTEELSRSCASAGWLRAVMGGNTWTVAQFPLEARQEVFAAPSSRIALQLRLSGPPAQRVPGGHMLRGMWGRFCSGIDHADWIVAGVSAPPAPGAEPEPHLVLIPQERTVPIDDWHTSGLRGTGSRSFTVPELLVPDHRVLPLTALDPVNPAPHGRPRTTPYRMAFTAVGTVALAGVLLGTARAALDAYTGSPAGPGGGGPRLDTAALTATVDTARALLLADLEMLAASGTPGGTAEERARMRRDIAYAGSRCREVVNAVYEASGSAVIYDDAPVQRIWRDANAAAQHPTFDLRRWGASPA from the coding sequence GTGACCGCCGCCACCGTCCCCGCACCGACCGTCCCCGTAACGGCCACGGCCACTACCGCTGCCGCTGCCGGGGCCGAGCCACCGGCCACGCCCCTCCCGTACGCCACCGGCGACGCCCCCCGCCCGGCCCTCTCCCACGACGACGCGGTGGCCGCCGCCCGCGCGGTCGCGCCCCGGCTCGCGGCGTACGCGACCGAGGCCGACCGGCTGCGCACCCTGCCCGCCGAGGCGGTCCGCCTCCTGGACGACGCCCGCCTCTTCGACGTCCTGACCCCGCGCGTCTGGGGCGGCGGCGGACACGGCTTCGCCACCGCGCTCCTCACCACCGAGGAGCTGTCGCGGAGCTGCGCATCGGCCGGCTGGCTGCGCGCGGTGATGGGCGGCAACACCTGGACCGTGGCGCAGTTCCCCCTGGAGGCCCGCCAGGAGGTCTTCGCCGCCCCCTCCAGCCGGATCGCCCTGCAGCTCCGCCTCTCCGGCCCGCCCGCCCAGCGCGTCCCGGGCGGCCATATGCTGCGCGGGATGTGGGGCCGCTTCTGCTCGGGCATCGACCACGCCGACTGGATCGTGGCCGGGGTGAGCGCCCCGCCCGCCCCCGGCGCCGAACCGGAACCCCACCTCGTCCTCATCCCGCAGGAGCGGACGGTCCCCATCGACGACTGGCACACGAGCGGTCTGCGCGGTACGGGCAGCCGCTCGTTCACGGTCCCCGAACTCCTCGTCCCCGACCACCGCGTGCTCCCGCTGACCGCCCTGGACCCCGTCAACCCCGCGCCCCACGGCCGCCCGAGGACGACCCCGTACCGGATGGCGTTCACGGCCGTCGGAACGGTGGCGCTCGCGGGCGTCCTCCTGGGCACGGCACGGGCCGCCCTGGACGCCTACACGGGCTCCCCGGCAGGCCCGGGCGGCGGCGGCCCCCGGCTGGACACCGCCGCGCTCACCGCCACCGTCGACACCGCCCGGGCGCTGCTCCTGGCCGACCTGGAGATGCTCGCCGCCTCCGGCACCCCGGGCGGGACGGCCGAGGAGCGGGCCCGGATGCGCCGGGACATCGCGTACGCGGGATCGCGGTGCCGCGAGGTCGTCAACGCGGTGTACGAGGCGTCCGGTTCGGCCGTGATCTATGACGACGCGCCGGTCCAGCGGATCTGGCGGGACGCCAACGCGGCCGCCCAGCACCCCACGTTCGACCTCCGCCGCTGGGGCGCGTCCCCCGCATGA
- a CDS encoding helix-turn-helix domain-containing protein, whose product MATPEAEHFAALLKELKGRSGRSYGVLAGRLHVSTSTLHRYCNGDAVPNEYAPVERFARLCGASGDELVEVHRRWIVADAARRRPPGAVVGGKGAEAVAPKSAPEPAAPEAVAPVPAAEPEPDIGPAPAPVPGSGPAPVPETQPAAAPASVPETEPESAPTALVTGPPPPAGDRDARPARWSRLSRRTRVLIAAAGVAALLVPTAVVAADLAGSRSGDAAAAPDRGAPEGDASLVHPSRTPAPASPLPSPGSPFPSASPSSPSPSSGTPSAGPAGSGSASGSDSGGGGAEDGGTGLGAQPAVTISSYNWDEPCGQFYLLDRGPKGVSPPPPPQDRRAWAESYGGVDAGNMLLQLTVQGTSREAVVLKGLYVRVLSRKAPLPWSAYLMGNGCGSGIAPQTFASDLDTRHPIITPVPGTQGDRTIPARPFPFKVTSEDVEVFNLDMKAVGYDVTWYLELKWSSGGREGMLRIDDHGKPFRTSGMRGRPAYTYGNDEVKWEPYEGG is encoded by the coding sequence GTGGCGACGCCGGAGGCCGAGCACTTCGCGGCCCTGCTGAAGGAACTGAAGGGCCGTTCGGGGCGTAGCTACGGGGTGCTCGCCGGAAGACTGCACGTCAGCACGTCGACCCTGCACCGCTACTGCAACGGGGACGCGGTGCCCAACGAGTACGCCCCCGTCGAGCGGTTCGCCCGGCTCTGCGGGGCGAGCGGCGACGAGCTGGTGGAGGTGCACCGGCGGTGGATCGTGGCGGACGCGGCCCGGCGGCGGCCTCCGGGGGCGGTGGTGGGCGGGAAGGGTGCGGAAGCGGTCGCTCCGAAGTCCGCTCCGGAACCGGCTGCTCCGGAAGCGGTCGCTCCGGTGCCTGCGGCCGAGCCCGAGCCCGATATCGGGCCTGCGCCCGCGCCCGTACCGGGGAGTGGGCCCGCGCCTGTACCGGAGACCCAGCCCGCAGCCGCGCCCGCCTCCGTACCGGAAACCGAACCCGAGTCCGCGCCGACCGCCCTCGTCACCGGCCCGCCGCCGCCCGCCGGTGACCGAGACGCCCGCCCGGCCCGCTGGTCCCGGCTCTCCCGGCGTACGCGGGTCCTGATCGCCGCCGCCGGGGTCGCCGCCCTCCTCGTGCCGACCGCCGTGGTCGCCGCCGATCTCGCCGGGTCGCGGTCCGGGGACGCGGCCGCCGCTCCGGACCGGGGCGCACCGGAGGGTGACGCGTCCCTCGTGCACCCGTCCCGCACCCCGGCCCCGGCCTCCCCCTTGCCGTCCCCTGGCTCCCCGTTCCCGAGCGCTTCCCCGTCGTCGCCGTCCCCGTCCTCCGGTACGCCGTCGGCCGGGCCCGCAGGTTCCGGTTCCGCTTCCGGTTCCGATTCCGGTGGGGGAGGTGCGGAGGACGGCGGTACGGGGCTCGGGGCGCAGCCCGCCGTCACCATCTCCTCGTACAACTGGGACGAGCCCTGCGGCCAGTTCTATCTGCTGGACCGGGGGCCCAAGGGTGTCTCCCCGCCGCCTCCGCCGCAGGACCGGCGGGCCTGGGCCGAGTCGTACGGCGGGGTCGACGCCGGGAACATGCTGCTCCAGCTGACCGTGCAGGGCACCTCGCGCGAGGCGGTCGTCCTGAAGGGCCTGTACGTGCGGGTGCTCTCCCGCAAGGCGCCGCTGCCCTGGTCGGCGTACCTCATGGGCAACGGCTGCGGCAGCGGCATCGCGCCCCAGACCTTCGCCTCCGACCTCGACACGCGGCACCCGATCATCACGCCCGTACCGGGGACGCAGGGCGACCGTACGATCCCGGCCAGGCCCTTCCCGTTCAAGGTGACCTCGGAGGACGTGGAGGTCTTCAACCTGGACATGAAGGCCGTGGGATACGACGTGACCTGGTATCTGGAGCTGAAGTGGAGCAGCGGCGGGCGTGAGGGGATGCTGCGGATCGACGACCACGGGAAGCCGTTCCGGACGAGCGGGATGCGGGGGCGGCCGGCGTACACGTACGGCAACGACGAGGTGAAGTGGGAGCCGTACGAGGGCGGTTGA
- a CDS encoding DUF397 domain-containing protein, protein MSTALNWFKSSYSGDEGGQCLEVAYEWRKSSYSASEGGACLEVAYNWQKSSHSSDEGGQCVEIAAHPAAVHVRDSKDIEGPTLAVAPQAWSAFATYAATA, encoded by the coding sequence ATGAGCACCGCACTGAACTGGTTCAAGTCGAGCTACAGCGGCGACGAAGGCGGCCAGTGCCTCGAAGTCGCTTACGAATGGCGGAAGTCGAGCTACAGCGCCAGCGAAGGTGGGGCGTGCCTCGAAGTCGCCTACAACTGGCAGAAGTCGAGCCACAGCAGCGACGAAGGCGGGCAGTGCGTCGAAATCGCCGCGCACCCCGCCGCCGTCCACGTCCGCGACTCCAAAGACATCGAGGGCCCGACCCTCGCCGTCGCACCGCAGGCCTGGTCGGCGTTCGCCACCTACGCGGCCACCGCCTGA
- a CDS encoding DUF397 domain-containing protein, whose protein sequence is MSTALNWFKSSYSGSEGGQCLEVAYDWRKSSYSADEGGACVEIAAHPAAVHVRDSKDIEGPTLAVAPSAWSAFATYAAAA, encoded by the coding sequence ATGAGCACCGCACTGAACTGGTTCAAGTCGAGCTACAGCGGCAGCGAGGGCGGCCAGTGCCTCGAAGTCGCCTACGACTGGCGGAAGTCGAGCTACAGCGCCGACGAAGGCGGGGCCTGCGTCGAGATCGCCGCGCACCCCGCCGCCGTCCATGTCCGGGACTCGAAGGACATCGAGGGCCCGACCCTCGCCGTCGCGCCCTCGGCCTGGTCGGCGTTCGCCACCTACGCGGCCGCCGCCTGA
- a CDS encoding CoA transferase: MTSAPPLAPLTTSEALPLDGHLIHLPPAPPAGLATATEVVRDHLTRLGARFGPGSGPWHGGGSAAPVRDRYATPGPETVIGLGGPHSAPGTDLTLRGWPTGDPTPFDETTAQAATGLMALHGRANGGPRPLGVDLLSTLGGVAAAQALLAAALSGLRGTPVRSADVSVVRAALFSLGPYVAAATADEEPEEVPSPPYRRAARPPFTSSDGVRFEVEALAVQPWRDFWRAVGAPAKDIANSWRSFSARQARAASPLITTLAQSAGRHRFADLQLLAERTGMGICALRTLGDRRADSDVRYDDDPWELRELPRDLGAPQPAPRRSARPGSLPLPLTGLTVVESTRHLQGPLATSVLRALGARVVRIEQPGGDPARGAAPLAGGVSARFAALNAGKEVREIDIRTAAGRRAVAETVAEADVFLHTWAPGEAARLRLDEEDLARARPGLVYAWASAWDRAPDGPRPPGTDPMVQAWSGVADTVRTPDGNPAPSLVTLLDLLGGQLAAESVLAALLARESGAATGRLRVDTSLLGASRVLLRPLLRGLDDAAGAPPAPAGLVAPTADGLIAVGPAAGVTPAQGVTPAELATAPTATWLKQLHAAGVPAREVITDLAALPQDPALFPYFTHDGYARPTPPWSFS; the protein is encoded by the coding sequence TTGACGTCCGCGCCACCGCTCGCCCCGCTCACCACCAGCGAAGCCCTCCCGCTCGACGGCCACCTGATCCACCTGCCGCCCGCCCCGCCCGCCGGTCTCGCCACCGCCACCGAGGTCGTCCGCGACCACCTCACCCGGCTCGGCGCCCGGTTCGGCCCCGGCTCGGGCCCCTGGCACGGCGGCGGGAGCGCGGCCCCGGTGCGCGACCGGTACGCCACCCCCGGCCCGGAGACCGTCATCGGCCTCGGCGGACCGCACTCCGCCCCCGGCACCGACCTCACCCTGCGGGGCTGGCCCACCGGCGACCCGACGCCCTTCGACGAGACCACCGCCCAGGCGGCCACCGGCCTCATGGCCCTCCACGGCCGGGCCAACGGCGGCCCGCGCCCCCTCGGCGTCGACCTCCTCTCCACCCTCGGCGGAGTCGCCGCCGCCCAGGCCCTGCTGGCCGCCGCCCTCTCCGGCCTGCGCGGCACCCCCGTCCGCTCGGCCGACGTCAGCGTGGTGCGGGCGGCCCTGTTCTCGCTCGGGCCGTACGTGGCCGCCGCGACGGCCGACGAGGAGCCGGAGGAGGTCCCCAGCCCGCCCTACCGCCGGGCCGCCCGCCCCCCGTTCACCTCCTCCGACGGGGTGCGGTTCGAGGTGGAGGCCCTGGCCGTCCAGCCCTGGCGCGACTTCTGGCGGGCGGTCGGCGCCCCCGCCAAGGACATCGCCAACAGCTGGCGCTCCTTCTCCGCCCGGCAGGCCCGCGCCGCCTCCCCGCTGATCACGACCCTCGCCCAGAGCGCGGGCCGCCACCGCTTCGCCGACCTCCAACTCCTCGCCGAGCGGACCGGGATGGGCATCTGCGCCCTGCGCACGCTCGGGGACCGGCGCGCCGACAGCGACGTACGGTACGACGACGACCCCTGGGAGCTGCGCGAACTCCCCCGGGACCTCGGCGCCCCGCAGCCCGCTCCCCGCCGCTCCGCCCGCCCCGGCTCCCTCCCGCTCCCCCTCACCGGCCTCACCGTCGTCGAGTCCACCCGCCACCTCCAGGGCCCGCTGGCCACCTCCGTCCTGCGGGCGCTCGGGGCCCGCGTGGTCCGCATCGAGCAGCCGGGCGGCGACCCCGCACGCGGGGCGGCACCTCTGGCGGGCGGGGTCTCCGCCCGGTTCGCGGCGCTCAACGCGGGCAAGGAGGTCCGTGAGATCGACATCCGTACGGCGGCGGGCCGCCGGGCGGTCGCGGAGACCGTGGCGGAGGCGGACGTCTTCCTGCACACCTGGGCCCCCGGCGAGGCGGCCCGGCTCCGGCTCGACGAGGAGGACCTCGCCCGCGCCCGCCCCGGGCTCGTCTACGCCTGGGCCTCCGCCTGGGACCGCGCCCCCGACGGCCCCCGCCCGCCGGGCACCGACCCCATGGTCCAGGCGTGGTCGGGCGTGGCCGACACCGTACGGACCCCCGACGGCAACCCGGCCCCCTCCCTGGTCACCCTGCTCGACCTGCTGGGCGGCCAGCTCGCCGCCGAATCCGTCCTGGCGGCCCTGCTGGCAAGGGAGTCGGGGGCGGCGACGGGCAGGCTGCGCGTCGACACCTCCCTGCTCGGCGCCTCCCGGGTGCTGCTGCGCCCCCTGCTGCGCGGCCTGGACGACGCGGCGGGGGCCCCACCGGCGCCGGCCGGTCTCGTCGCCCCCACCGCCGACGGCCTGATCGCGGTCGGCCCGGCGGCCGGGGTGACCCCCGCCCAAGGGGTGACCCCCGCCGAACTCGCCACCGCCCCCACCGCCACCTGGCTCAAGCAGCTCCACGCGGCGGGCGTCCCCGCCCGCGAGGTGATCACCGACCTGGCCGCGCTCCCCCAGGACCCCGCGCTCTTCCCGTACTTCACCCACGACGGCTACGCCCGCCCCACACCCCCCTGGAGCTTCTCGTGA
- a CDS encoding helix-turn-helix domain-containing protein, translating to MKLVGKLLARFRTEAGMTQAELALAAGVQEDTIASIEQGRRSLVPDLAETVDDLLETKGALSTAVDNMPEYDLIPLWAEHYLNMEHEALALSWYDNQVIPGLLQTKAYADAVFRNRIPVYSPEEIATHTATRLQRQQILDRKKPPTISMVIWEPVLMMKLTSDEDHQEQLRHLYAMAQLPGVCLQVLPLDSTAHAGLNGPFTLLETPDHQHIAYTETQRGSHLISDRNEISILAQKYAMLRAQALTPFKTLRLLARSLGET from the coding sequence ATGAAGCTCGTGGGCAAGCTCCTGGCCCGGTTCCGTACCGAGGCGGGCATGACCCAGGCCGAACTGGCCCTGGCAGCAGGCGTACAGGAGGACACGATCGCCTCCATCGAGCAGGGCAGACGCTCGCTCGTGCCGGATCTGGCGGAGACGGTCGACGATCTGCTGGAAACGAAAGGGGCGTTGTCGACGGCGGTCGACAACATGCCGGAGTACGACCTGATCCCGCTCTGGGCCGAGCACTACCTCAACATGGAGCACGAGGCGCTGGCGCTCTCCTGGTACGACAACCAGGTCATCCCGGGCCTGCTCCAGACGAAGGCGTACGCGGACGCGGTGTTCCGCAACAGGATCCCCGTGTACAGCCCGGAGGAGATCGCGACGCACACGGCGACACGGCTGCAACGCCAGCAGATCCTGGACCGGAAGAAGCCGCCGACGATCAGCATGGTGATCTGGGAGCCGGTGCTGATGATGAAGCTGACGTCGGACGAGGACCACCAGGAACAGTTGCGTCACCTCTACGCGATGGCCCAACTCCCGGGTGTATGCCTTCAGGTGCTCCCGCTCGACAGCACGGCCCACGCGGGCCTCAACGGCCCCTTCACCCTCCTGGAGACCCCGGACCACCAGCACATCGCCTACACCGAGACCCAGCGCGGCAGCCACCTGATCTCCGACCGGAATGAGATCAGCATCCTCGCCCAGAAATATGCGATGCTGCGAGCCCAGGCGCTCACCCCTTTCAAGACCCTGCGCCTGCTGGCCCGTTCACTGGGAGAGACATGA